The DNA window ATACTTTTTTTATTGCAGATAAAACTGGAAAATGTAAGGATTTATTATTAGAGAATAGTTCCAATATTAAAGAAAGAGCATATTTTAAAGAGGCCATGGAAGGAAAAACCATAGTCTCTAATCCAATAATTGCAAACTCAACAGGAAATCAAGTTGTTGTGGTAGTAGCTCCTATTAAAAGTGCAACAGGAGAAGTAATAGGTGTTATGGGGGCCGATGTAAATTTAATAAAACTAAATTATTTTATAAAAAAATTTAAAATAGAACATCTTGATTCCTATTCTTATTTGGTAACAAAAGATGGATTAAATATTACTCATCCTGATCATGAAAAGATTATGAAAAGGAATAGTCATCATGTGTTAGATGAAAAGGATATGCAAAAGAAAGGTGATTTACTAAAAATTTTAGAAGATTCAAAAGGGTATATTCATACGGAAGATGCTATTCCTAGTATATCTTACTTTCATGAAGTTCCCAATACAGATGGATGGAAAATTATTACCAAAATACCTATACAATATATTAAACAGCCTATTCGTAAAATCACTAAAATGCTGTTTTTTATAGGTGTGGTAGGGGTTGTTTTAGCAAACATTGTAGGATTTATCATGGCTAATAAAATAGCAAATCCTATTATTCAGTTAAATCAAGTTTTTAGAAAAGCAGCAAAAGGAGATTTAACAGTTCGAGCAGAAATTGATTCTCAAGATGAAATTGGAAGAGCTGCAAAAAGCTTTAATGTAATGATGGAAACCATTCGCTATATGACTTACTATGATCCATTAACAGATTTACCAAATAGAGGTTTCTTTGGCAAACAGCTAAAGTTTGCATTATCCCATGCCAAACGAAATAAAGAAAAAATAGGGGTAATGGTTATTGGTTTAGATCGATTTAAAACGATTAATGATACTTTTGGACATAATATAGGAGATCAGCTGCTGAGAGCAGTTGCTAAAGAACTGAAAAATTGTGTAGAAGAAGAGGATGTTGTTTCTCGAATAGGAGGAGGAGAATTTACTATACTTCTTCCTGAGATTTGGGAAAATAAAAATCCTGCTAAAATTGCACAAAAAATACTATTTGTAATGAATAAGCCTTGGAAAATAGATGGAAATGAATTTTACATAAGCGCTAGTATTGGAATTGCATATTTTCCTGATGATGGAGTAGATGAATTGACCCTATTAAAGAATGCAGATACAGCACTACATCGTGTTAAAGAAAAAGGAGGAAATCATTATCAATTTTATGCACCATCTATGAATGAAAATTTGATGGAGAAATTGGATATAGATAAAGACCTACATGATGTGTTAGAAAATGAAGAGCTTTTAGTATATTATCAACCTAAAGTGGATACCCATACCAGAAATATTATTGGAATGGAAGCTTTAGTAAGGTGGAAGCATCCTAAAAAGGGAATGATTTCTCCTGCCACATTTATTCCGTTAGCTGAAGAGAATGGATGTATCTTATCTATAGGAGAATGGGTACTACATACAGCTTGCAAACAGAACAAATTGTGGCAGGATGAAGGATATGAGCCTATAACAGTAGCCGTAAATATTTCTGCTCGTCAGTTTCAGCAGCCAAATTTTGTAGATCTAGTTAGAAAGGTTTTAAAAGAGACAGAATTAGATCCAAGATATTTAGAATTAGAAATCACAGAAAGTATTGCTGTTGAGGATATAGAATATACTATTGAGATATTAAATCAATTAAAAGAAATGAATATACAAATAGCAATGGACGATTTTGGAACGGGTTATTCTTCCCTTAGTTATTTGAAGAGATTTGCAATTGATCATTTAAAAATTGATCAATCCTTTGTGAAAGATATTATTTCAAATAAGAATGATCAAGCCATTGCTTCTACAATTATTGCTATGGGGAATCGTTTAAATCTTAAAGTAACTGCAGAAGGAGTAGAAACGAAGGAGCAACTCGATTTTCTGGAAAAAGAAAATTGTCAGTATATACAAGGATATTTATTTAGCAAGCCTGTACCAGCTAAAGAGTTTGAAAAGATGATAAAAGTAAAAAAAATCTAGGAAAAATAGAATCTAATCATATAGAAAAGCATGTCTGTAATTTTTAATAAGGCATGTTTTTGTTATTTTGTTTGTTATTGAATATATTTTATAATAGAAAGAGGGAAAAAATAATAGGGAGAGGAGGGTGAAAAAT is part of the Crassaminicella profunda genome and encodes:
- a CDS encoding EAL domain-containing protein, giving the protein MKFQRSIKTKILMMVLIASLTIASVIIFISENMSINTLKNLLGEHEVNSVALYAEIIGGWFEERMDEIEIYANNPFIRDMNWEKIEPYLQEEIKNKLDIYDTFFIADKTGKCKDLLLENSSNIKERAYFKEAMEGKTIVSNPIIANSTGNQVVVVVAPIKSATGEVIGVMGADVNLIKLNYFIKKFKIEHLDSYSYLVTKDGLNITHPDHEKIMKRNSHHVLDEKDMQKKGDLLKILEDSKGYIHTEDAIPSISYFHEVPNTDGWKIITKIPIQYIKQPIRKITKMLFFIGVVGVVLANIVGFIMANKIANPIIQLNQVFRKAAKGDLTVRAEIDSQDEIGRAAKSFNVMMETIRYMTYYDPLTDLPNRGFFGKQLKFALSHAKRNKEKIGVMVIGLDRFKTINDTFGHNIGDQLLRAVAKELKNCVEEEDVVSRIGGGEFTILLPEIWENKNPAKIAQKILFVMNKPWKIDGNEFYISASIGIAYFPDDGVDELTLLKNADTALHRVKEKGGNHYQFYAPSMNENLMEKLDIDKDLHDVLENEELLVYYQPKVDTHTRNIIGMEALVRWKHPKKGMISPATFIPLAEENGCILSIGEWVLHTACKQNKLWQDEGYEPITVAVNISARQFQQPNFVDLVRKVLKETELDPRYLELEITESIAVEDIEYTIEILNQLKEMNIQIAMDDFGTGYSSLSYLKRFAIDHLKIDQSFVKDIISNKNDQAIASTIIAMGNRLNLKVTAEGVETKEQLDFLEKENCQYIQGYLFSKPVPAKEFEKMIKVKKI